The window CCTCTCTCAGAATTGATTTCGCCCCCATCCATAGGCATTAAAATAACTTCGGATACCCTTCTAACAAACGCAAACAGATTCATTGCCACAGTTTCTTATCGCCAATATCCAGATGCGGTTGAACCTGGTATGGTGGACCGCCTGGTAGGTGATAATAGAAAAACCGAAATCCAGCTGCCATATACGGTAATTCACGTCCTAAACATTTATGTTCCGGACCAGATCTCTATAAAATCCAATATCGCTAATAGACATGCAGTAGCAGCGTGGCAAACTTTTGGTCCTCTCGCCAAATTCAATCCTAAAGTAGGAAAAGTAAAAGATGATTTGGCCGAACTGATGAACAGAGCTGAAAAGGAACTTATCCTTAAGGCTTACCTGCACACTATTGTACTTGCTAATTCTGAAAAACAGCTCGAAGAGGCCACATATTCATATATCACCCATGCAAAAAGACATGGATTCCTTCCTGTGAGAGACAAATTTGTTATGGCCCCTCTACTCCTGAATTCCCTCCCAATGGGTCTATATCCTGATGAGGCACCAAAACTTTTCAGAACAAGAACATTATCATCCTCTATGATCGGATGCCTTGCGCCGGTACATGCTGAAGGAGGCAGTTTCGGTAAACCTTATCTTCTTTTCTCCACAAGAAGAGGATATCTGATTACAGGTGATATTTTCGCCTCACCTCAGGGATATAACGGCCTTATTTTTGGAGGAACTGGCGGTGGAAAATCCTTTTTTCTCAATGAACTTACGGCCTCATATTTTTCAGCAGGTGCTAAAATTATTATTCTGGATGTAGGTAAGAGTTTTAAAAAGTTATGTGAAATGCTGGATGGCGAATATATAAACTTTGAAGACACGTCCAATGTAAATATCAATCCGTTTGCACATCTCTCTGATGATCCTGAACTCCTTGTAGATGACATGGAAATGCTGAAAAATTTTGTGGAATCAATGGCAGCTCCCAAAAAAGGATTAACTGATTTTCAGATGGGCGCATTGACAGAAATTATCGCTGATGTGGCAGAAAAATACAAACAGGAGACTACCTTTGACCTTATAGCGGAAAAACTGGCACAACATTCGGATCACAGAATAAAAGATATTGCCACTATGCTTAAACCTTGGTGTAAAGGTGGAGAAAACTACAGATGGGTGGCTGGAGGCAAATCCATAAATTTTGAATCTGACCTCATTGTGATCGAAATGGAAGCATTGATGCAACGCACCCATCTGCAAAAAGTATCGCTATATTATTTAATGTACCGCATTTCTCAGGATTTCCTGCTAAAAACCATGAAAGATCCCTCTTTCAGAAAAAAACCAAAATTTTTGTTTATAGATGAAGCATGGGAAGCTTTAAAGACAGGAACTGCTGATTTTATTGAAAGGGCCTATAGAAGATTTCGCAAAACAGGTTCAGGATGCTGGATTATTACCCAAGGCCCAAGCGATCTAGATGGAAGTGCTGTCGCTGATGCACTTTGGAATAACTCACACTTCGTAGTCTCCCTAAGAGTGGAAAATTTCAATAAGGAAAAAGCAAAAAAATATCTGTCTGACTATGCTCTCTCAGTAATTCCTACACTGAAAACTGTTAAGGGCCAGTTCTCCGAAATATACATGAAAACCCCATTCGGTGAAGACATATTAAGATTTTATGCTCCAAGATATACCCAACTTGTCTATACAACAGATGCAACTGAATCAGCTATTATTGAAAAACTTCTTGATGAAGGTTTGAGTTATGATCGAGCTCTTCGGAAGATTATTGCAATGGAAAAACGATAAAAAATTCCGTATTGGAACAGGCATTTATCTCAAAGACCTTCCATATCCAGAAGCTACAAAACTCAATATCGACCTTCCAGAGAAATTTAGAAACGGCCATGTAGGAATATTCGGTACAACAAGGTCTGGGAAAACAAGACTCGCTGAAAATCTGATTGAATGGGACATTAGACAGGGTAAATCCGTATGGATAATTGATCCAAAAGGAGATATTGAACTCCTTTCAAAGATAATTCAAACCTGTATCCTTACAAACAGACTCGACCACTTCTATTTCTTCTCACCTTTTCACCTAGATATCTCGGTGAAAATAAATCCTCTGGCGTACTGGGTGATTCCAGAAGAAATAGTGCACCATGTGGCGAGTAGTATTGCTTCCGGAAAAGGAGATGATGCGGACTTCTTCTACAAGGTGTCGAAAGAGGTCCTCCTTGTTGTGGTACGTTCTCTCCAGGTCCTGGATGTGATTGCCGGAAGAACCCCTGAATTCAACCTGGTTCGCCTCAATCATTTCATTTCATACACAGACCTGAAAAAATTATATACTCAGTTAAAACAACTAACCAGTTCCGTGGGAACAGTCCATCTCGAAGGACAACCTGTAAAGCAGATAATTGAAAATGAACTTTTACCAAAACTCGCACAAATGCTGGCCCAGAAAGAGGATCACTTTTCAAAGGTATCTGGTTCTCTTAGAACAGAACTCTCTCAACTCACACTCGGTACCATTAACAGGTTGTTCTCAGATGTAAAAGAAAACCCCATTTTTGAAAGACTTATCAATAACCAACCTACCGTATTTTACTGTTCAACAGCCAGCCTTATAACCAGGGATACGGCAAATATCGTTGGGAAAATCATCCTCTCCGGCCTTCAAAGCATCTCAGGCCATTTCAATGCTGAGGGTAAAAAATTCAATCCCCCTCTTGCAGTACACGTAGATGAAGCCAGCAATGTACTCTATCCAGGAATGGATGATTTGTTCAATAAGGCCGGTGGAACAAACGTACATCTAACTCTCCTTACCCAGTCTCTTGCTGATTTTGAAACCGCAATTGGTAAGGCATACTGCCAGAAAATACTGGATAACCTGAATACTCAAATCTGGCTCAGAACGGGAAGTAAAGAAACCGCACTATATGTGGCCGATAAGGCCGGTAAGATCAAAACTTACTCCCCAACTCTATCAATTGGTGGGTTCTCCACGGCAAGAGAAATGGAGAAAAAAGTACTTTCGGATACCGCGCTGACTGAATTTAAACCCAGGGAATTCGTAGCGTTTATATACGAACAATCATACATGGGCTACACATCCACGGTATCCCCGCTGCATCTAAATCTCATCATGCCCACGCTGAAATGGAAAAAACCCAGTAAGAACGATTCGCCAGCAGAAAACGTGCAGGAAGTTCTAAGCGAACCCGATATAAAGAGATTTAGAAGAAGATATTGGGCACACTAACAAAAATGATTCAAAAATATACTCTTAGCTCCCAATTTGAACAAATTTTGTAACATACTGGACTTACAAAAAGACCCGGTATACAAAATTACAAATACTAGAAAGATATTTAATGCTTTTATGTCAAAAAAGACTGCTCTTTGACAATTGGCTATTCTTTATCTTTTATCTTTTATATTCAAACTATTTTCTTTATCTTTCACTTTTATCTAACGAACTTTTATCTTTTAACTTTAGGAAAAAGTTAAAAGACTACATCGCAACCCCACCAGGGGGACGTCATATTACCCCTTGGCGGGGAGCATACGTCCTCCTGGTGAAAAATAAAAAAATAAAAAGAAAGGAGGACGTTATGGTAAAATCGGTAAACAAGGTTATCTTAATCGGAAGACTTGGGGCAGACCCAGAAATTCGCTACACACAGGCTGGAACGCCTGTAGCAAGCTTTAGAATAGCAACCAACAACCGGATAAAGAGAGGAGAAGAATGGGTAGAGGAACCCGAATGGCATCGCATAGTTGCTTGGAACAAGCTTGCAGAAATCTGTGAGCAGTATCTCAAAAAAGGAATGCTTGTCTATATTGAGGGTCAGCTTCGTACAAGGGCCTGGGAAGATCAGGATGGTAATAGGCGTTGGACAACTGAGGTACACGCAAGAGAAATGCAGATGCTTGAATCCAAGGGCTCAGGATCAATGGAAGAAAGCGAGCTTGAGCCCCCTCCAATTGATGAAGATGATGTGCCGTTTTAACAAGATTAACTGAATTTGAACTCATTACCCCGCCGGGGGAGACTTTGCTTCCCCCGGTTGGGGAACTGCATGGTCTCCTCCGGCATAACCAAAAAAAGGAGGAGAAACCATGCAAAATACAAATGAAATCCCCACCCTTGCTCTTAATGTAGAAGAAGTCGAAACTTTACATTCTGTACCCCAAAATCCACTGGACGAGGCTTTGCCTCTGGAACAGGTCAAGGCCCAAGTCCAGCTTATACAGCGGGTTATGCAGGGGGTAATGAAAAAGGACGAACACTATGGTGTCATTCCAGGCTCCAGCAAACCCGTCCTTTACAAGGCGGGGGCAGAAAAACTAGCGATGACCTTTCGCCTTGCTCCCAAATACGAAATAACTCGCTACGACCTGCCCAACGGGCATAGAGAATACGAGGTAATTTGTCATATATATTCTATCATTTCCGGCAAATTCCTTGGAAGCGGTACCGGTAATTGCTCTACACTTGAGAGCAAATATCGTTACCGTAGCGGTCCCATTGAACCTACTGGCAGGCAAGTGCCAAGGAAATACTGGGATCTGCGTAAAACAAACCCGGAAGCAGCCCAAAAGGTCATCGGCGGTCTTGGATATGCGGTCAAAAAAATCAATGGCCGCTGGGAAATC is drawn from Dissulfuribacter thermophilus and contains these coding sequences:
- a CDS encoding TraC family protein translates to MFDFTWELAEKFGLSERFGKKLDHDRLADFLPYRAWDPENYIFLLDHGKENRIGWFFVSEVTVPPKESFLQEFESLLSVMPPKSTVQILMAQMPFIGETISDFLKLRNRTKLKISEEKQKVLTHMMAEKAKLYRKLTEGLQDSSYPLLLKKPYIFFSFTVSPSELTVDNVISTIQKTKSVLQTAGFDTKKGVPADLYNFIYFLFSDPEGILPPSYTTPFKACLTNKKYKADSLLENLFIPLSELISPPSIGIKITSDTLLTNANRFIATVSYRQYPDAVEPGMVDRLVGDNRKTEIQLPYTVIHVLNIYVPDQISIKSNIANRHAVAAWQTFGPLAKFNPKVGKVKDDLAELMNRAEKELILKAYLHTIVLANSEKQLEEATYSYITHAKRHGFLPVRDKFVMAPLLLNSLPMGLYPDEAPKLFRTRTLSSSMIGCLAPVHAEGGSFGKPYLLFSTRRGYLITGDIFASPQGYNGLIFGGTGGGKSFFLNELTASYFSAGAKIIILDVGKSFKKLCEMLDGEYINFEDTSNVNINPFAHLSDDPELLVDDMEMLKNFVESMAAPKKGLTDFQMGALTEIIADVAEKYKQETTFDLIAEKLAQHSDHRIKDIATMLKPWCKGGENYRWVAGGKSINFESDLIVIEMEALMQRTHLQKVSLYYLMYRISQDFLLKTMKDPSFRKKPKFLFIDEAWEALKTGTADFIERAYRRFRKTGSGCWIITQGPSDLDGSAVADALWNNSHFVVSLRVENFNKEKAKKYLSDYALSVIPTLKTVKGQFSEIYMKTPFGEDILRFYAPRYTQLVYTTDATESAIIEKLLDEGLSYDRALRKIIAMEKR
- a CDS encoding TraM recognition domain-containing protein; this encodes MIELFGRLLQWKNDKKFRIGTGIYLKDLPYPEATKLNIDLPEKFRNGHVGIFGTTRSGKTRLAENLIEWDIRQGKSVWIIDPKGDIELLSKIIQTCILTNRLDHFYFFSPFHLDISVKINPLAYWVIPEEIVHHVASSIASGKGDDADFFYKVSKEVLLVVVRSLQVLDVIAGRTPEFNLVRLNHFISYTDLKKLYTQLKQLTSSVGTVHLEGQPVKQIIENELLPKLAQMLAQKEDHFSKVSGSLRTELSQLTLGTINRLFSDVKENPIFERLINNQPTVFYCSTASLITRDTANIVGKIILSGLQSISGHFNAEGKKFNPPLAVHVDEASNVLYPGMDDLFNKAGGTNVHLTLLTQSLADFETAIGKAYCQKILDNLNTQIWLRTGSKETALYVADKAGKIKTYSPTLSIGGFSTAREMEKKVLSDTALTEFKPREFVAFIYEQSYMGYTSTVSPLHLNLIMPTLKWKKPSKNDSPAENVQEVLSEPDIKRFRRRYWAH
- a CDS encoding single-stranded DNA-binding protein — its product is MVKSVNKVILIGRLGADPEIRYTQAGTPVASFRIATNNRIKRGEEWVEEPEWHRIVAWNKLAEICEQYLKKGMLVYIEGQLRTRAWEDQDGNRRWTTEVHAREMQMLESKGSGSMEESELEPPPIDEDDVPF